The genomic segment GGAATGTATCCAGTGATCCGGCAAAAAATTTCTATGCATCATCCGAGCTACTTGATAAATTCACAGATGCTTACCTTGTTGCTGGGGCTCTGAAGCATTTCAATATGAGTGGTGTCGAAGATACTCCAACACATAATGTATTTGCAGGTAAAGAACATGTTTTTATGACAGACTGATTTAttcccacacacacacacacacacaaatacaaaaaacagaCAATGACCTTTACTGCGGGACAACTCTCAGTTAAGAGCATTGTATGGCATAACTTACAAAATAGTATACAACACAATAAACAAGCTAGCTGATCAAACAACTGTGGCTCCGGGAAGGGTGCTATTACAAAAAAACCTAGGGAAAGGGGAGAGCTTGcagaaaaatttaatttcctgtGTTTCCAGTGTTgcaaacaaaacacacacaggCCCCAAAATATGTCTGGCCAGTTTATCTTTTAATGATTGTATGTACACACCAATTTTGTCCTTCATTGACAGTTTGTCATGTTTTATTTGACCTCACAGGTAACCATGATTCCATTGATGATAAGAAGGAATATATCCTATCGGAAGCAAAGAAATTTGTAAAGGCCTATGTGATCAGTGATATTCCACAATTGCAACCTGATGGAAGAAAATACAAGTGCAGGTACTGTGAGAGAGAATTTGCACGCAATGGTAACCTAAAGAACCATGAGGTTAAACACGCTGAGTACACTGAACCAGATGCTGGGAGAGATGACAATGAAGATGATGGAGTTCTTAACTACACCCGCCATGCACTGATGCTGTGTCTCCTGAGACGTGACCACAATAACGCTATACATATGGGGGACGGTGGTAGAATCATCAGGCTGTACAAATTCTTTTATTTATACTTCAAGGTTTCCAACTGTCCAAAATATGCGTATGCAATGCTCGAGTTGCTGGCACAAGTCAGTTGCCTTCTTACACCACGGAAAGCATACCAACTGACATGGAACAGAAGTGTCAACTGGCAAGGAAAGGAGTACACAAACCATCCAATGGACTTGGACATTGAACACGACAACAAGGCATTCAAGACTGATGTCAACAGCTACAGAGGGGAAATCACACAAAGAATGGTTGATAAGGTGTCGCGTAGCCTTAACATTACCGAAGCCATAACAGCAAActacaacagacagacacaggtACGAAAACCATCAGGGAAGCATACCAGTGCAAACACAGACGAAGATGTACAAGCATTGGTTCAACATTTCAGAGTTGCCGAGTTGTTTGAAGACAAACCAGGGCGTAAGCACAGAGCTTTTGAGAAAATACCAGCAAATATCCTTGGAAAGTTGGACATGGCAGCGTTCAAGCAATGGATGAAAAACAGTTTGAGAAAGTTTTCCTCAAAACATTACTATCATAATGTATAAACACTGGAACACTAAATGTATGCATAGAATTGGTCATTTCATGATACAGTAACTTGCAGTTGAGTTAGAGTTGTGCAAGTTCAGTCTGTAATGCTTGTAGACGTTGTCTGTGTAGAGAGTGACAACACAAGTTCATTCACATGTATAATTGAAATTGATACCATGTTGACATATACAAACAGCAATGTTATTTACATTGATTTATTTACAAATAGGGACACATTGTTTTACTACTACATAGCAAAGCAATACAATGAAAGCTGTTGCTGAAGCAAAACGCAAATGTTGTAAACTTGATGAATTTATGCTTAAGTAAGCTCTGCAATGTCCTCAATAACAGAAGTACTACTAAATTCAATGTAGAATTGAATTCATGACATGGATAAACAGCAATTCTCACTGACACTGGAGGCAATGACCAGAGTACATGTAAATTGTTCAGTCATCATCTGAAAAATCACTGAAGATCTGTGGTCTCTTTGACCTGTATGCTTGAAttatgtcatcatcatcactgtcaaGTACAATAGCATTCAAAGGTTCCTCAGAACATTAATGTCAATACTTGTGTCAATCATCATCTCATTTGAACATGGAGACTCCAGATGAAGCGAATTTGTTTCTAACATCTCACACAGTAAATCCCAAACAAAAGAAATATGTTCATGTGAGAAAAATGGAAAGTACTCTTCTAGCATTTCCTTGCTGTCAATGTATTGACAGTACTTAACAAGACTGTTGACAAGAGCTGAGGAAAACCCAGTGGCTATATCTGATGTCAATATGCATTGCTCACCAATCTCTGACACTAAACTGCACCTGTATTCAGCAAGTTCAGTGGAAAAAAACTGCCTTTGCTGTGGTGTTACACTGTGTTTGACCTCCAACTgactgaaaatatttctttccttgTTTAATCTCTCTGACATTGATCTTAGCTCTTGTTCTGCCTTGGACACATATTCGGATGCACAACCCCTAACACATGTGcagatttgatttttgtcacaggtACATGCACATCTACATATATGGCTGCAAATATCACAACAAGCATGTGCAATGACACCATACTCAGTGGTTTCATTAAACTCTCTCATTAACAATTGACGTCGACAACTATCAGTATTTTTAGCATAGTCTCGCATTGATGTATCAATATTCTTCCCCTTAAGCACCCTTTGTACAGCAATAAGATGGCACTGCTCTGAGTTGTTCTATCTCTGCCAACCCTTCCCGTTTCTTGCAAATAACCTTCTACATCACTTGGGGGACCAAAATGGATGACCTGATCAACACTCTTTAAATCCATCCCCATACTAAAAGCTGATGTAGCAAATACCACCCGTACTATGCCATTCGGCTtttgaaatgatgaaattatggACTCCTTAATCACATCATCTGTCTTTGAATGGAACATGGCAAAATATCGGTTACGGTCATCATTTTgtcctttgtgttcatattGATAAAACGCGTGGCTTCCAAGCTTGActgaaaataattcaaacagTTCTGAGCAGTGTCGTCTTCTCCTACAAAAGATTATGACACGTGGAGTCTCCGCCTGCTTTAGTTTGATTTCATCTACAAGCCACATGAATACAGTCTCTAAATCATCATCTGTGTTGATGACATTATACTTGATATTAGGTTTATCTGGGTTTTCAATGATCACTTCACATCCTTTCATACACAGATCATCGATGATAACTTTCCTTGTCCCCAATGTTGCTGTGGCAGTAAGTGTAACAACCGGAACTTTAGCTGGAAGCAGGGACCTCAGTTGACCTAACTGCCCGTAGTGTTGTCTAAATGCTTTCATACCGGCCTGAGCTTCTTTGCCCCTGTAAATAATAAATTAGGATTTTTAGAGATAGCAAAACAGTAATTACAGCATGTATACAAATTAGGTTGATTGCAAAGCAGTTCTATGTCttgcttctacctccatggttttgtgagaaaaaaaaacattagctgttttctgtttatttgcataaataaaaaaGTGACGAATTTCAACGCATGACGTTTTCCTATAAAGGATGTGCCTTATTAATTCCAAGGCAAGTTTTACCTCCTGCTTTGCTGTTTTGCATGAAGGAAATAGCCGACATCTCTACTAGAGTGCAGAAATCTAAGTCGCCACTGTTGATTTCATGCGTcggaaacccccccccccccctcaaaaaaaaaaaaaacagacaaaatgatTCTTAGATATCGGCCGATGCATTTCAGTTGCATTACCAGGTAGTTAAAAAATTATCATGAGTTTTCCTGGCACGGATTATGGTGCGTAAACTCCAGCGGAGCTGAGGGAAGACAGGGACCGCGATGAGTGACTATAACCGTTTTCTGGCATAACCCAATACAACTGACAAAACCAATGCAATTATCCTGGCACGGCAGTTTGATGACAGAAAGATAGTTTAGGCTATGGGCTTGAAATGACCAACAATATATTTTAAcacatcaaaattgaaatgcCATTGAAACACCAGCTGTGTTTGGCAGTGACTAAAACGTACTGAGTTTTCTTGCACTGATCATCGTGCCGCATCGGAAATAACCCATTAACGCATCGTCAGATGCTGATGGTTTGTCCGGAATGAATTGCGTCCACACACGGAAATCTTAAATAATTCAAACCAAGTCCAAGAAAGACTTACCATTTCTTGATGCAATGGCTTTCGTCAACAAATATTGCCCCAACTCTGCTCTGATAAGTATCAGACAGTAGCAGTGAGCGATGTTGGCAGAGGAATGCTTCAGGACTACCGAAGACGTAATTGAAGCGGCCTTCCACTATGCTGGTCATGTCAATTTTCTGGTCGCTGATGTAAACAGCTTTCAGTCCTCTTTCGCTCAACTTCTGAACTTGCTCTTTCATCAGAGCAATAAGCGGGGAGACTACAATTattacagttgtagcctgttctcttacgtgcccaaagcgatggaaatcaaaacaatgtggggcgacttcgtatgtcagtgattttccgctgccggttggtgcgcagacgaacacatcttttccctcagtgtaactctcaacaacctttctttggtaatctctcatgattagcgatggtcgaccgatcagttgtaaaacgcggttgatgtacgaacttgatgccattattcgcccagatttaaaacgtactcgatgtctaagcatggatgtaaaaaatagatggtCTAAgtagctttgcacggagatgacaacaaactttttaatataTGCAAGGTTTATtagcatgcgttcttcttattggccagaataacggcgggggctgtcaatcattttgtatttgcttgacgtcactgtgtacacagtccgtctcagcgcctgtactttgcaagaagtccaagtcggtgaatccggcagaaactaactcactactgcgcagactcaaacgcgACGCACTCAAcccgctgggaaaacctggcgtgagctgccaaattccggataggtttgtacaaataggagagacacaagagaactattataaattattttattttttttaaattcaccgacttgaaccaagtctactttacgacaagtttcctgttgatgagcttaaagtatctgggcggtgaattacatcgtttacagccgtaaatgagccacgaaaatccaaccgcactgaaaatactcgcgataggcaaggttgaaggtgcacatattCCCGATTTGTATCTGTCAGTGTACAGGTCATGATCggtctggtggcaccgatgcggtgcgggtttcagatacaatgtaagatctagggaaagtcaaactttcgcttaggtttagtttagttctatttaggcaagccaggaacgaaaacttacgagcagacgacggaaataactttgaaatgttttattccgtacagcaacaaaatcacgaacgagttacgacactacagcttacagtgtactcacttcatgttttccctaatccgctagatggtaaattcggcatatttgacgtctggggacatgtataattcttcgagataaagtgactggtacgggtattagGCCctatatccactgtatgtgtattcatagatgtcgcagagctgcttgcttgCTCTGTGCtgtcagctgttcatactcgataaagtttgagcgtggcgcgagtattttgacccgattttcgcggcctcataactttcacgcagggatgaggtcatgtatcaaaacacgaaaacacacccattttacaaactcccgcctatgttttacatccaccgtcatttcaAACTAAagataaatcttcttcaaattgtgaaaacctgtgtcgacatcgtaatatttaaattgttcgcttcaaaagtgctccataaacccttctttgaagtggaatggcctaatagcggaataatatcaagaagttatacggttgtcatcaccccttagcaaccaactttttgtAAGTACAGCCTgaaggaagcaaggtcgatttcaagttgatttcgtcgctaatttcggagcgtctgtaggaaaacagtcataaccaaagcatgcatgtatgataaaggggttattacacgaagttagggcgataccgcgtcgtattctcgtgatgtgtccgtattttgactcgttgctgcgcaactcgtcaaaatacggacacatcactcgaatacgacgcggtatcgcccaaacttcgtgtaataacccctaattatttcacccaaatatgctacttttcaccccagaggtcttatttccgcaaccaaatacccgagcgcaccgtttataacctcattataatatgctaaagttaaaacaAGTGGGCAGtttcgttatttagggccgaagttggaacgagagttcaggaCCGCTcagcctcatacaaactctaaaaagaacgtttcagaacgcgcgcgcgtgcacagttgaattcataaaatacggttacgcaacgcatcgatatcgcgattagacatcgaacttgaagaattttacttaaaaaaaacgctcaaaaaacttttaaaaactcatgttgttgttacatagcctccgctccttacagaaactcttcatttgttggttcgtcaagctgcactagactaaaatttaacgatcaaaatcaatctgaagccatagacttgttcaacattatggcgcgttgagctctcaagttgacgttcgaaatttgcgcgagctcaaaaatgttacgcggcgcaCAGGTCTTCTTGTGGAGAATAtaaccccggctccagccaatcagattgccggattccagctaagcatattataatccATGATATAACGAAGGTCTGAACTACATTTTGTACCGTAGACATCTTCATATGAATTGGCGTTGTTGCTCCACATTCTTTTGCTCGGCCAGTGCATtatgttcatttttttattctgtaGGGCCTAATTTCAGTAGATGTCCAGAAATGGATCGGCGATAGTTTATAAAGAAATGGAGCTGGTTTGTTTGAAATTGGAAATGATAAATATAGCCACATATATTATTATCGTCTTTCACTTTTACATATGTTTAATATAATAGACGGTCGGGTATATTTAGAGAGATACTCCAGAATGACATGACCCACTCAGATTCTGCAGTGTTCTGTGGACAAGGGACTCCGAAGAAGTTACGCCCAAAACTTATACTTGAGAGAAAAACCTTATAAAAGAAAAAGTTAGTCTGAAGATAGCAAGATACATGAAACTTTAGCAACAGATATTATCACTTTGTCCTTGgtttgtgttattatttctaaCGCTGTGCTTTTAGGATCGCGCACTGTAATTTTCCAAGAGGACATCTGCATACTTACTCACATTTTTCATACTGAAACAAAGACTGTGACGATAGACCAAGCTGAAAGGCAATATCCGCGCTGTATAAGAGCTTCTCGAATGTTAGACATTAACTGGATGTGAATGATTTTATATAGATCAGTTCTTTTCGTAAAGGTCTGTTAAAAATGCAGTAGACACATggaatttaaaatattcccaTGTATAAAGTCAGAATGAATcaaatgaatataaaatttatgattatCAAAGCCATGTTATGTCATTAACTTACCATCTTTCCCCTTCTCTTCTCACATAACAACATGCATGTACGCATACAAAGCTCGACATTAATGAGTTTTTAGCAATCAACATGACAACAACACATCCTCATTACACAAACGATGACACCCACTATGTAAAATCTACGTTCAGGAAAAGTCACCAAATACAGCCGATGCAGGTATGTTTAAATTATGTCAATCAGTGTATATTTCAATGGCCACGTTGTTGATGTTTACTTATAACATTAAAAATAAGATAGTAAGAGAGTtgagaaaatgtcaattttgcACATCCATGCAAAGTAGATGGCGTTACTGACATTTCTGTCCTCGAGTCCATATTATGACAGTTATGTCGGGGGCATTTTgggaaatcaacattttttctgtcGATAGGGACTTAAATTTACagcaaactttgataaaaatatggtAACTAGGAAAAGTAACACTCACCTCTTGTGATATTTCAATGATATTATATTAGCTATTCAATGAATATTTGCTTCATTGCacattcttcaaaaaaagaCGAGATCTCCTAATAAGCTTGTTGATGAAAACCATGATTTGCATTTATCACCGGGTCACCGTTGGGTCAGTAATTAGAGTTTAGCTAACTGATATCCAAGAAAATGCCTTTTAATTCGTATGGCCACTAAACTTTACGCCAGACTTCCTATACAGAACTGCTTATAACAAGTAAGTTTTGCTAAGGCATATTGGTATGCAAACATACACTTTCATTTCGAAGTTGATCGAAAGCAATGTGTCCGCCAGGTTGGAGTTCATAAAAATTTTGCCTCCGTGTTTTAACTCTGTAGGCGATAGGTTCAATTTTCGATTCTCACTAAAATAAGACTGTGAAAACTTGGTTTAATCTCCGAGCTTCAAATTGAGCAGAAACAAAAGGCAGACAAGATAAGTGTTATAAACTTTGAGAGTCCAATTATTGTGATTTTGCAAATCCACAAGAAACAAGGCGTGTTCTTTTCTAACTGTATTGCTAGAT from the Ptychodera flava strain L36383 chromosome 2, AS_Pfla_20210202, whole genome shotgun sequence genome contains:
- the LOC139115070 gene encoding uncharacterized protein, whose product is MSGVEDTPTHNVFAGNHDSIDDKKEYILSEAKKFVKAYVISDIPQLQPDGRKYKCRYCEREFARNGNLKNHEVKHAEYTEPDAGRDDNEDDGVLNYTRHALMLCLLRRDHNNAIHMGDGGRIIRLYKFFYLYFKVSNCPKYAYAMLELLAQVSCLLTPRKAYQLTWNRSVNWQGKEYTNHPMDLDIEHDNKAFKTDVNSYRGEITQRMVDKVSRSLNITEAITANYNRQTQVRKPSGKHTSANTDEDVQALVQHFRVAELFEDKPGRKHRAFEKIPANILGKLDMAAFKQWMKNSLRKFSSKHYYHNV
- the LOC139149037 gene encoding ATP-dependent DNA helicase RecQ-like, giving the protein MASSSYINRVLQLIGRPSLIMRDYQRKVVESYTEGKDVFVCAPTGSGKSLTYEVAPHCFDFHRFGHVREQATTVIIVVSPLIALMKEQVQKLSERGLKAVYISDQKIDMTSIVEGRFNYVFGSPEAFLCQHRSLLLSDTYQSRVGAIFVDESHCIKKWGKEAQAGMKAFRQHYGQLGQLRSLLPAKVPVVTLTATATLGTRKVIIDDLCMKGCEVIIENPDKPNIKYNVINTDDDLETVFMWLVDEIKLKQAETPRVIIFCRRRRHCSELFELFSVKLGSHAFYQYEHKGQNDDRNRYFAMFHSKTDDVIKESIISSFQKPNGIVRVVFATSAFSMGMDLKSVDQVIHFGPPSDVEGYLQETGRVGRDRTTQSSAILLLYKGDDDDIIQAYRSKRPQIFSDFSDDD